In a single window of the Pirellulales bacterium genome:
- a CDS encoding choice-of-anchor tandem repeat GloVer-containing protein: MRSIPRRVASLLCAVLLTATQFSGLAPARADDFQSLYSFTGGSIGGKTPNTNLVAIGSTLYGTTQAGGPAGEGTIYSLSTDGSSFNNLYSFGALPGSTPLTGLSAIGSTLYGVTSTDVGVVNRGYGYGTVFSINANGSNYQNIHSFDDDFDNGNKSGALSIGSTLLGGPLPGAFSIQSGVAHSNIATLNSINADGSNYHTVHDFSGGSVSSDIAALGVNLFAATFNLTIAGSNFYGVAPAGLSFPGNANGALFSMNLDGSNIQSLYSFSGTGPDGANPGAGLTLVGSRLYGTTYYGGPALEYGNIFSVNLDGSDFRIEHSFVNSDGAYPQGGLTLVGDTLYGTTSGGGVFGAGTVFSLTVPGALVPEPATWILALCGVTTAWIAFRRRRAVNLSMVDARFVSVGAIICTALTSLGAAQVHAATLSAGDIVALETDSGTLYRIDPTTGVRTILADDSHGTGPSLQAVIAMTTDAQGDIFSVIPSATSGNPSTGELIRIDASTGNRTVLVGNLAYPESIAMSANGNILVGEGIPPLIGNLSARITEFDASSGSPLATTVLTSGTFNLPVSGPVFGIAESPSGNVFVAAGSNGGLYSVNLTTGVATPTLSPIDAYTVFALQPSGSLVYAMNNTANGLVSTYDPATGLSMPLSGFIAPNQYLGTGPAFDTAYTAIGSIKMESDGDLIVTGFSGSPSIFRVDPVTGARTILAQVYGQNGIFLMSIVPSVAPVPEPSTFALAALAALALFGECWVRRRYCPTIRHFGGARVIAGAIVVGVVIALTVADSSQAAKLVVMATNTTALAGAKVFTIGVQVTAADVSAGSDVQLFVQGLTFEGGGGGPLKRTSASDIQTVQSSFIQNSVATNGGPPTNATLGTAGVRALYQDSWFYSSGTGTLMGAIDSNGDDGVVTTNPAADGSGVYTLGPTNNVGATGYLFRPLSLSFGPPNGTIGDTMSITAGIGPFPFTFLDQPPLANTFINGVLDIPLAQIVATGNIAIPNPAGTFIAIGGDTYNVMGGNPNIDPGAHLDFATNQIMLPEPSSIALAFCGACVVAIAAVRKLRRQGLMLSNVRAFRQLAPACRGQSRIQHAGDA, from the coding sequence ATGCGCTCGATACCCCGTCGAGTCGCCAGCCTGCTTTGCGCCGTGCTGCTGACGGCGACCCAATTCTCTGGGCTTGCGCCGGCACGCGCTGACGATTTCCAAAGCCTCTACAGCTTCACCGGCGGCAGTATTGGAGGAAAAACTCCCAATACGAACCTGGTTGCCATCGGTTCGACACTCTATGGCACAACCCAGGCCGGCGGGCCGGCCGGCGAAGGGACGATCTACTCCCTGAGCACGGATGGCTCGAGCTTTAACAATCTATACTCCTTCGGCGCGCTACCCGGATCGACTCCGCTGACGGGACTTAGCGCGATTGGTTCGACACTTTATGGCGTCACCAGCACTGACGTCGGTGTTGTTAATCGGGGCTATGGCTACGGGACCGTATTTTCCATCAATGCCAATGGCTCAAACTATCAGAACATTCACAGCTTCGATGACGACTTCGACAACGGCAATAAGTCGGGCGCCCTTTCCATCGGATCGACACTGCTTGGAGGCCCTTTGCCGGGCGCATTCTCTATACAAAGCGGCGTCGCTCATTCCAACATCGCGACGCTCAATTCCATAAACGCCGACGGATCGAACTATCACACGGTCCATGACTTTTCCGGCGGATCGGTTTCCAGCGACATTGCCGCTTTGGGCGTCAATTTGTTTGCCGCGACATTCAATCTGACGATCGCCGGTTCGAACTTCTATGGAGTCGCCCCCGCTGGACTGTCCTTCCCAGGCAATGCGAACGGCGCGCTTTTTTCGATGAACCTCGACGGATCGAACATCCAGTCGCTGTACTCCTTCTCGGGCACAGGCCCTGACGGAGCGAACCCTGGTGCCGGCCTAACGCTCGTCGGATCGCGGCTTTATGGAACAACGTATTATGGCGGCCCAGCTTTAGAGTATGGCAACATCTTTTCGGTAAATCTCGATGGCTCCGATTTCCGCATCGAGCACTCTTTTGTCAACAGCGATGGCGCGTACCCACAAGGTGGTTTGACTCTTGTCGGCGACACGCTATACGGCACAACGTCAGGCGGCGGCGTCTTTGGCGCTGGCACGGTATTCAGCTTGACCGTGCCGGGGGCACTGGTACCCGAGCCTGCGACCTGGATCCTGGCACTTTGTGGCGTCACTACGGCATGGATCGCATTTCGTCGTCGCCGCGCGGTGAACCTGTCGATGGTTGACGCTCGTTTCGTATCAGTCGGCGCAATCATTTGCACCGCGCTGACATCACTTGGTGCGGCGCAAGTTCATGCCGCGACACTCAGTGCCGGAGACATCGTGGCGCTTGAGACCGATAGCGGTACGCTCTATCGCATCGATCCCACGACCGGCGTTCGTACGATTCTCGCCGACGACTCTCACGGCACGGGACCATCGCTGCAGGCGGTCATCGCTATGACCACGGATGCACAAGGAGACATCTTTTCCGTAATCCCAAGCGCGACGTCCGGAAATCCGTCCACCGGCGAGCTAATCCGGATCGATGCCTCGACGGGGAATCGCACTGTCTTGGTAGGCAACCTCGCCTATCCAGAAAGTATCGCCATGAGCGCGAATGGAAATATTTTGGTGGGGGAAGGCATCCCGCCGTTGATCGGCAATCTATCGGCGAGGATTACGGAGTTTGATGCCTCTTCTGGAAGTCCACTTGCGACGACAGTACTTACAAGCGGAACGTTCAACCTGCCAGTTTCGGGTCCAGTTTTCGGCATAGCTGAAAGTCCTTCTGGCAACGTCTTCGTTGCCGCAGGATCAAATGGCGGTCTTTATAGCGTTAATCTTACGACCGGAGTTGCCACTCCGACTTTAAGTCCCATCGACGCATATACCGTATTCGCTCTGCAACCAAGCGGTTCGCTCGTGTATGCAATGAATAATACTGCTAACGGTCTTGTAAGCACGTACGATCCAGCCACCGGGCTTAGCATGCCGCTTTCTGGATTCATCGCACCTAACCAGTACTTGGGAACGGGTCCTGCGTTCGACACCGCCTATACTGCTATTGGCTCTATCAAAATGGAATCCGACGGTGATCTGATCGTCACCGGTTTCAGCGGCTCTCCGAGTATCTTTCGAGTTGATCCCGTCACCGGAGCGAGGACGATCCTGGCTCAGGTCTATGGACAAAATGGGATTTTCTTGATGTCGATCGTCCCTTCAGTCGCGCCGGTTCCCGAACCGTCGACGTTTGCTCTCGCCGCGCTGGCCGCGCTCGCGCTGTTCGGAGAGTGCTGGGTTAGACGTCGTTATTGTCCGACGATCAGGCACTTTGGAGGCGCCCGCGTGATCGCCGGAGCGATTGTCGTCGGGGTCGTAATAGCTCTCACGGTTGCCGATAGCAGCCAAGCAGCCAAGCTCGTCGTCATGGCTACGAACACTACGGCATTGGCCGGCGCAAAAGTCTTCACGATTGGCGTACAAGTGACGGCCGCCGACGTGTCGGCGGGGTCAGACGTCCAGCTTTTCGTCCAGGGCCTGACCTTTGAGGGTGGAGGTGGCGGACCACTCAAGCGCACCTCTGCTAGCGACATCCAAACCGTGCAGTCGTCGTTTATTCAGAACTCGGTCGCTACCAATGGCGGACCACCCACGAATGCCACGCTCGGCACGGCTGGTGTCAGGGCCCTTTATCAGGACAGTTGGTTTTATAGCAGCGGCACCGGCACCCTGATGGGTGCGATTGACAGCAATGGCGACGACGGCGTCGTAACTACGAACCCCGCCGCCGACGGCAGCGGCGTCTACACCCTCGGTCCCACCAACAACGTCGGTGCTACTGGCTACCTGTTTCGACCGCTCTCGCTTAGTTTTGGGCCGCCAAATGGCACCATAGGAGACACGATGTCCATTACCGCTGGGATTGGGCCATTTCCGTTTACTTTTTTGGACCAGCCCCCTCTGGCGAATACGTTCATTAATGGTGTGCTTGACATTCCGCTCGCCCAAATTGTCGCAACGGGGAATATCGCCATTCCTAATCCGGCGGGCACTTTCATCGCCATCGGTGGCGACACCTACAACGTGATGGGAGGCAATCCCAATATCGACCCGGGTGCGCATTTGGATTTTGCCACGAACCAAATCATGCTTCCCGAGCCATCGTCGATCGCACTGGCGTTTTGTGGGGCTTGCGTCGTGGCAATCGCAGCCGTGCGGAAATTGCGACGGCAGGGATTGATGCTTAGCAACGTGCGGGCCTTCCGCCAGCTCGCTCCGGCCTGCCGTGGGCAATCGCGTATCCAACATGCGGGCGATGCTTGA
- a CDS encoding HisA/HisF-related TIM barrel protein has product MSYLPVRIIPVIDLLGGVVVRGVAGRRSEYRPLVSSLCSSAEPAEVARALFDNFGLPELYVADLDAIGGAEPAWRIYEELSASGAKLLVDAGVTDVHRAATLSQSLVGSVPLAGVIVGLESIAAPELLRELVAIVGSERFIFSVDLKQGRPIARAAEWQNALPEEIAAAAIAAGARRLIVLDLADVGVGGGVGTLALCRQLRAAHPQCELIAGGGVRGPADLDAMREAGCDAALVASALHDGRITTNDVR; this is encoded by the coding sequence TTGTCCTATCTACCCGTGCGCATCATTCCCGTCATCGACTTGCTAGGAGGCGTGGTCGTACGAGGGGTGGCTGGCCGGCGGAGCGAATACCGGCCGCTGGTGAGTTCGCTCTGTTCATCGGCTGAACCAGCCGAGGTTGCGCGAGCGCTATTCGATAACTTCGGCCTGCCCGAGTTGTACGTGGCCGACCTCGACGCCATCGGTGGGGCCGAACCAGCCTGGCGCATCTACGAAGAGCTAAGCGCTAGCGGTGCGAAATTGCTCGTCGACGCGGGAGTGACCGACGTGCACCGGGCCGCGACGCTCTCGCAGTCTCTCGTAGGGTCAGTACCTTTGGCAGGCGTTATCGTGGGCTTGGAGAGTATTGCCGCGCCGGAACTACTGCGGGAACTAGTTGCTATCGTGGGCAGCGAGCGATTCATCTTCAGCGTCGATCTGAAGCAGGGTCGACCGATCGCGCGTGCCGCGGAATGGCAGAATGCACTGCCAGAGGAGATTGCGGCTGCTGCGATTGCTGCCGGAGCACGCCGGTTGATCGTGCTGGATCTGGCCGATGTGGGAGTCGGTGGCGGGGTTGGCACATTGGCGCTGTGCCGGCAACTGCGTGCGGCTCACCCGCAGTGCGAGTTGATTGCCGGAGGCGGCGTGCGTGGTCCTGCCGACCTGGACGCGATGAGAGAGGCCGGTTGCGACGCGGCGCTGGTGGCGTCGGCGTTGCACGACGGACGGATCACGACGAATGACGTGCGATGA
- a CDS encoding alpha/beta hydrolase family protein: MKRYFLVLFVSVLLSSGMSRAAALPPPREGEVRFELTDKDATVPELFRMEPHSFKFHQEFQKTASTAMQISLVTFPSPVETAHVENNTVHCEYFRPLSPGKHPAVVVLHILGGDFELSRLFCRQLAQNGVAALFLKLPYYGERRPAGKDVRMISEDPHMTIANMRQGILDIRQAAAWLAGQDEIDENQLGIFGISLGGITSALASTAEPRFQKICLMLAGGDMAKIAWESPELGDLRARWGARGGSKEEFYQLLKQIDPVTYGDRVRGRKILMLNASNDEVIPKVCTESLWHAFGEPEIVWFDAGHYSAIRYIFDALGRVAKFFQPEPVATVGK, from the coding sequence GTGAAGCGATACTTCCTGGTACTTTTCGTGTCGGTTTTGCTGTCCTCTGGGATGTCAAGGGCGGCGGCCCTACCTCCGCCGCGAGAGGGCGAAGTCCGCTTCGAGCTAACGGACAAGGACGCGACGGTGCCCGAACTGTTCCGGATGGAGCCGCATTCGTTCAAGTTCCACCAGGAATTCCAAAAGACAGCGTCGACGGCCATGCAGATATCGCTGGTCACGTTCCCTTCGCCGGTCGAAACGGCCCACGTCGAGAACAATACGGTCCATTGCGAATACTTTCGCCCCTTGTCGCCGGGCAAGCATCCGGCAGTCGTCGTCCTGCACATCTTGGGTGGGGATTTTGAATTGTCTCGGCTGTTCTGTCGGCAGCTGGCACAGAACGGCGTGGCGGCGCTCTTCTTGAAGCTGCCGTATTACGGCGAACGTCGGCCGGCCGGCAAAGATGTACGCATGATCTCCGAAGATCCGCATATGACGATAGCCAACATGCGTCAGGGCATACTCGATATTCGTCAGGCCGCTGCATGGTTAGCCGGTCAGGACGAGATCGACGAAAATCAATTGGGAATCTTCGGCATCAGTTTGGGCGGCATCACGAGTGCCCTGGCATCGACCGCCGAGCCACGATTTCAAAAAATCTGCCTGATGTTAGCCGGAGGCGACATGGCCAAAATCGCCTGGGAGTCTCCCGAGTTAGGCGATTTGCGGGCGCGCTGGGGCGCGCGCGGCGGCAGCAAGGAAGAGTTCTATCAGCTGCTCAAGCAGATCGACCCCGTGACCTATGGCGATCGGGTGCGTGGTAGAAAGATTCTCATGCTCAACGCCAGCAACGACGAAGTGATACCCAAAGTATGCACGGAATCGTTATGGCATGCCTTTGGCGAGCCCGAGATCGTATGGTTTGACGCCGGGCACTACTCGGCAATTCGCTATATCTTCGATGCGCTAGGCCGGGTAGCGAAATTCTTTCAGCCCGAGCCTGTCGCGACGGTCGGCAAGTAA
- a CDS encoding enoyl-CoA hydratase/isomerase family protein, protein MSLVRINVHGSTGTIILNRPERRNALSRETIAALMQALSDLHQERRVRAVVLTGAGTSFCAGMDLAEMHETKQSEDPRAQWREDATQYLELIETMLRFPKPLIAAVNGAAVAGGAGLVLACDIVLAANDARFGFPEARRGIVAGLVAPLLVFRIGAGQAAHLLLTGSLIDAQEAHRIGVYHRLAPADLVWPAATEIAGECAACAPESLQLTKQLLNETIGENLQTLLTAGAAASATSRTTEAAAEGLAAFLEKRPPKWQ, encoded by the coding sequence ATGTCTCTCGTACGCATCAACGTGCACGGCTCGACAGGCACGATCATTCTCAATCGACCCGAGCGGCGCAATGCGCTGTCGCGGGAAACGATCGCCGCGCTGATGCAGGCGCTGTCGGACCTTCATCAAGAGCGGCGCGTTCGCGCCGTGGTATTGACCGGGGCGGGAACGTCATTCTGCGCTGGAATGGACCTGGCCGAAATGCACGAGACCAAGCAAAGCGAGGATCCACGCGCCCAGTGGCGCGAAGACGCCACGCAATACTTGGAACTTATCGAGACGATGCTACGGTTTCCGAAGCCGCTGATTGCCGCCGTCAACGGCGCGGCAGTGGCAGGGGGCGCGGGACTGGTATTGGCCTGCGATATCGTGCTGGCAGCGAACGATGCCCGCTTTGGATTCCCGGAAGCACGTCGCGGCATCGTCGCAGGGCTAGTCGCCCCGCTGTTGGTCTTCCGCATTGGCGCCGGGCAAGCAGCTCACCTGTTGCTCACGGGCAGCCTGATCGATGCCCAGGAAGCGCATCGCATTGGCGTGTATCATCGTCTGGCGCCGGCCGACCTCGTCTGGCCGGCAGCGACGGAAATTGCCGGTGAGTGTGCCGCGTGCGCTCCCGAGTCGTTGCAACTCACTAAGCAATTGCTGAATGAGACGATCGGCGAAAACCTGCAGACATTGTTGACGGCAGGTGCAGCCGCGAGCGCTACCTCGCGCACTACAGAAGCGGCTGCCGAGGGGCTGGCCGCATTTCTCGAAAAGCGCCCACCCAAATGGCAGTAG
- a CDS encoding acyl-CoA carboxylase subunit beta: protein MPTTTAGEPHDLAELAASIHQQEVEIALGGGRKAIQRQHEKGRLTARERIDLLVDPDTRFFEIGLWAGWEMYTEWGGAPAAGVICGVGTIAGRRHMIIANDATVKAGAFFPATAKKVLRAQRVAFQNRLPLVYLVDSAGVFLPLQEDVFPDEDDFGRIFRNNAVMSAAGLGQIAAIMGNCVAGGGYLPVLCDKLLMTDGSGLYLAGPALVRSAIGQVVDSEELGGAEMHAQVSGTIDYRDPDDHACLERLRRLVGAVHPDSATPPAPFARFAATAPARPPEDIYELVSGNPRRDYEVRDVLACMLDAGTFDEYKPEYGQSLVCGTARLGGFPVGIVANQHHQIRPADGPIQFGGVLYVDSAEKAARFVMNCNQDWLPILFLQDVNGFMVGKASERDGIIKAGAKLVNAIANSRVPKLTLLVGGSFGAGNYAMCGKAFDPRLVLAWPSSRCAVMGGEQATNTLLDVMVKSLERQGHAVDSAELAALRDKVKGDYDRQMDPRYGAARGWVDRIIDPAQTRDELVFALEIATRHASDEPFRVGVYQV from the coding sequence ATGCCCACGACGACCGCCGGAGAGCCCCACGACCTGGCCGAACTAGCCGCCAGCATCCACCAGCAGGAAGTCGAAATCGCGCTGGGAGGGGGTCGAAAAGCCATCCAGCGGCAGCATGAAAAAGGGCGTCTCACAGCCCGCGAGCGAATCGATCTGCTCGTCGACCCGGACACCCGGTTTTTTGAAATCGGCCTGTGGGCCGGTTGGGAAATGTACACCGAGTGGGGCGGCGCCCCGGCCGCTGGGGTGATTTGCGGAGTGGGCACCATCGCCGGCCGCCGGCACATGATCATCGCTAATGACGCCACCGTAAAAGCTGGGGCGTTCTTCCCGGCCACCGCCAAGAAAGTATTGCGGGCTCAGAGGGTCGCATTCCAGAATCGATTGCCTTTGGTCTACCTGGTCGATTCGGCGGGTGTTTTTCTACCGTTGCAAGAAGACGTGTTTCCCGACGAAGACGACTTTGGCCGCATCTTTCGCAACAACGCTGTGATGTCCGCCGCCGGACTCGGTCAGATCGCGGCGATCATGGGCAACTGCGTCGCCGGCGGAGGCTATCTGCCCGTCTTGTGCGACAAGCTGCTGATGACAGACGGGTCGGGCTTGTATCTGGCCGGACCGGCCCTGGTGCGCAGCGCCATCGGGCAAGTGGTGGACAGCGAGGAGTTGGGTGGCGCGGAAATGCACGCGCAAGTCAGCGGCACGATCGACTACCGCGATCCCGACGACCATGCCTGCCTGGAGCGGCTGCGCCGGCTGGTCGGCGCTGTGCATCCCGATTCGGCTACCCCCCCTGCCCCGTTCGCACGATTCGCCGCGACGGCGCCTGCGCGACCCCCTGAGGATATTTACGAGTTGGTCAGCGGCAATCCGCGCCGCGACTATGAAGTGCGCGACGTGCTGGCTTGTATGCTCGATGCGGGCACGTTCGACGAATACAAGCCAGAGTACGGTCAGTCACTGGTATGTGGCACCGCCCGGCTGGGAGGCTTTCCGGTCGGTATCGTCGCCAATCAGCACCATCAGATCCGGCCGGCCGACGGACCGATTCAATTCGGGGGCGTGCTGTACGTCGACAGCGCGGAAAAGGCAGCGCGGTTTGTCATGAACTGCAACCAGGATTGGTTGCCGATCTTGTTCCTGCAGGACGTAAATGGCTTCATGGTGGGTAAAGCTAGTGAACGCGATGGCATCATCAAGGCCGGCGCCAAGCTCGTGAATGCCATTGCCAACAGCCGTGTGCCCAAGCTCACGCTACTGGTGGGTGGTTCTTTTGGAGCCGGCAACTACGCCATGTGCGGAAAGGCTTTCGATCCGCGTCTGGTTCTAGCGTGGCCTTCGTCGCGCTGCGCCGTTATGGGAGGCGAGCAGGCCACCAACACCTTGTTGGACGTGATGGTCAAGAGCCTCGAGCGCCAAGGACATGCCGTCGACTCGGCAGAATTGGCAGCCCTGCGTGATAAGGTCAAAGGGGATTACGACCGGCAGATGGATCCTCGCTATGGTGCGGCGCGCGGCTGGGTCGACCGGATCATCGACCCGGCGCAGACCCGCGACGAATTGGTCTTCGCCCTGGAAATTGCCACCCGGCACGCCAGCGACGAGCCCTTCCGCGTCGGCGTATACCAGGTTTGA
- a CDS encoding glycosyltransferase family 9 protein, producing the protein MLDGNPRILIVRLSAIGDCIHAMPVLTALRDRLPTAFISWVVEGRSGSLLSDHAALDELIIVPRGWLKSPRTVWQLRQRLRQLRFDVAIDVQGLTKSAIAAWLSGASRRIGLSGVDGRELSPWINTELIEPRSSHIVDRNLELLTPLGITAPQVRFGLPQKAVEDARTREMIAAADLTAGFAIVNPGAGWPSKLWPPERFAAVARYLGHNRGLPSLVVWAGGQEKNMAETIVAASEGHARMAPTTSLTELVALLRRARLFVGSDTGPLHMAAAVNTPCVALFGPMPAERNGPYGAGHAVVQKMCLSGNSRSRRTAGPESMLAITVEDVVQACNQILGLRVKAA; encoded by the coding sequence ATGCTCGATGGCAACCCACGCATCCTGATCGTTCGCCTCAGTGCCATTGGCGACTGCATCCACGCGATGCCGGTGCTGACGGCGCTGCGGGATCGTTTGCCTACGGCGTTTATCAGCTGGGTCGTCGAAGGCCGATCAGGGAGTTTATTGAGCGACCATGCAGCGCTAGATGAGCTAATCATCGTGCCCCGCGGCTGGTTGAAGTCACCACGCACCGTGTGGCAATTGCGGCAGAGGCTGCGACAGCTGCGCTTTGACGTAGCGATCGACGTACAGGGCCTGACGAAAAGTGCCATCGCCGCCTGGCTGTCGGGCGCGTCACGGCGGATCGGTCTCTCGGGCGTCGATGGCCGCGAGCTGAGTCCGTGGATAAACACAGAGCTAATCGAGCCGCGGTCGAGCCACATCGTCGATCGCAATCTGGAGTTATTAACGCCGCTTGGCATTACTGCACCGCAAGTCCGTTTCGGCCTACCGCAGAAAGCCGTTGAGGATGCGCGAACCCGCGAGATGATCGCGGCCGCCGATCTAACGGCTGGATTTGCAATCGTCAATCCCGGAGCAGGCTGGCCGTCGAAGCTGTGGCCGCCGGAACGCTTCGCGGCGGTCGCGCGCTACTTGGGACATAATCGTGGTCTGCCCAGCCTGGTGGTATGGGCGGGTGGGCAAGAAAAGAACATGGCCGAGACCATTGTCGCGGCCTCCGAAGGGCACGCCCGCATGGCACCCACCACATCGCTGACGGAGTTGGTTGCGTTGCTGCGTCGCGCGCGACTATTCGTCGGCAGTGACACGGGACCCCTGCATATGGCGGCCGCCGTGAACACTCCCTGCGTGGCCCTGTTCGGACCGATGCCGGCCGAGCGCAATGGCCCCTACGGCGCAGGGCACGCCGTCGTGCAGAAAATGTGCCTTTCGGGCAATAGCCGCAGCCGACGCACGGCCGGGCCCGAGTCGATGCTGGCCATCACGGTCGAAGACGTGGTCCAGGCGTGCAATCAGATTCTTGGGCTTCGCGTCAAAGCCGCGTGA
- a CDS encoding sigma-70 family RNA polymerase sigma factor → MRKPARKSVVRGKTVASKHTAISRGRTGRGPGRPGRPSRPLDARDELPEEPEAVVEDDDFEAADEPEVAEDEAEEVAEVDVETGSGDRIDDPIRIYLMQMGEIPLLTREQEIAAAKQIEFTRTRFRDNMLANDYVLQGAVTLLKKVRNGELRLDRTVEVSVTDATEKKQILSLLTPNLNTLDHLLRQNVNDFRVAISKSRPKVERRAAWRRLVLRRRKAVRLVEELNLRTQRLQPVMDQIVEISKRMDMLREQIKELRGHGPASEVAQKLRRELHYLMRITLESPATLARRISQTLDYQSRYDAAKRVLSAGNLRLVVSIAKRYRNRGLSFLDLIQEGNTGLMRAVDKFEHARGYKFSTYATWWIRQAITRAIADQSRTIRMPVHMIETMSRVRIVARELVQETGREPTVEEVAFAAKLSLEEAACVLKMTRHPLSLDQPVGDHDDSFFGEFVQDHREDDPLAEMSQDALKQRIATVLEELNYREREILRLRYGLADGYSYTLEEVGQIFSVTRERVRQIEAKAVRKLQHPMRCKALSGFVDEAESA, encoded by the coding sequence TTGCGCAAGCCCGCCCGTAAATCCGTCGTTCGTGGAAAAACCGTCGCATCGAAGCACACTGCAATTAGCCGTGGGCGAACAGGCCGAGGACCGGGCCGCCCGGGCCGGCCCAGCCGTCCGCTGGACGCACGTGACGAGCTGCCCGAGGAGCCTGAAGCAGTCGTCGAAGACGACGATTTCGAAGCCGCCGACGAGCCCGAGGTGGCCGAAGACGAGGCGGAAGAAGTGGCGGAAGTCGACGTCGAAACCGGCTCCGGCGACCGCATCGACGATCCGATCCGGATCTATCTGATGCAAATGGGCGAGATACCGCTTTTGACGCGCGAGCAAGAGATCGCGGCCGCCAAGCAGATTGAGTTCACGCGTACGCGATTCCGCGACAACATGCTGGCCAACGACTATGTGCTGCAAGGCGCTGTCACGCTTTTGAAGAAAGTGCGCAACGGCGAGCTGCGGCTCGACCGAACCGTGGAAGTCTCTGTCACCGACGCGACCGAGAAGAAGCAGATCCTGTCGCTATTGACTCCGAACCTGAACACGCTCGACCATTTGCTACGGCAGAACGTCAACGACTTTCGCGTGGCGATCTCGAAGAGCCGTCCCAAGGTCGAGCGGCGTGCCGCCTGGCGCCGGCTGGTGCTCCGCCGACGCAAAGCCGTGCGGCTGGTCGAAGAATTGAATCTGCGGACACAGCGTTTGCAGCCGGTGATGGACCAGATCGTCGAGATCTCGAAGCGGATGGATATGCTACGCGAGCAGATTAAAGAGCTGCGTGGCCATGGCCCGGCGAGCGAAGTTGCGCAGAAGCTCCGCCGCGAGCTGCACTACTTGATGCGAATCACGCTGGAGAGCCCCGCCACCCTGGCGCGGCGAATCAGCCAGACGCTGGATTATCAATCGCGTTACGACGCAGCCAAGCGGGTGCTGTCGGCCGGCAATCTGCGGCTGGTGGTATCGATCGCCAAACGCTATCGCAACCGTGGTCTGAGCTTTCTGGATTTGATCCAGGAAGGAAACACGGGCTTGATGCGGGCCGTCGATAAGTTCGAGCATGCTCGCGGCTATAAGTTCTCGACCTACGCCACATGGTGGATTCGCCAGGCGATCACCCGGGCCATTGCCGATCAGAGCCGTACGATCCGCATGCCCGTACACATGATCGAAACGATGAGCCGGGTGCGGATTGTCGCCCGCGAGCTGGTGCAGGAAACCGGGCGCGAGCCGACGGTCGAAGAAGTGGCCTTCGCGGCCAAGCTGTCGCTGGAAGAGGCAGCCTGCGTGCTGAAGATGACACGGCACCCCCTGTCGCTCGATCAACCGGTCGGTGACCACGACGACAGCTTCTTCGGCGAGTTCGTGCAAGACCATCGCGAGGACGATCCTTTGGCGGAAATGAGCCAAGACGCACTCAAGCAGCGGATCGCCACCGTGCTCGAAGAGCTGAACTATCGCGAGCGAGAAATCCTGCGACTGCGGTACGGCCTGGCCGACGGCTATTCGTACACGCTGGAAGAGGTCGGCCAGATCTTTTCGGTAACCCGCGAACGCGTTCGCCAAATCGAGGCCAAGGCGGTTCGCAAGCTGCAACATCCGATGCGTTGCAAAGCACTGTCGGGCTTCGTTGATGAAGCGGAAAGTGCCTAA